One region of Desmodus rotundus isolate HL8 chromosome 11, HLdesRot8A.1, whole genome shotgun sequence genomic DNA includes:
- the SLC35D3 gene encoding solute carrier family 35 member D3 — translation MRQLCRGRLLGISVAIAHGVFSGSLNILLKFLISRYQFSFLTLVQCLTSSTAALSLELLRRLGLIAVPPFGLSLARSFAGVAVLSTLQSSLTLWSLRGLSLPMYVVFKRCLPLVTMLIGVLVLKNGAPSPGVLAAVLITTCGAALAGAGDLTGDPMGYVTGVLAVLVHAAYLVLIQKASADTAHGPLTAQYVIAVSATPLLVVLSFASTDSIQAWAFPGWKDPTMVCIFLACVLIGCAMNFTTLHCTYINSAVTTSFVGVVKSIATITVGMVAFSDVEPTSLFIAGVVVNTLGSIIYCVAKFLETRKQSNYEDLETQPRGEEAQPGGDQLPFVMEQLPEEGGSGWSEGGKAAGCSAQQRWKDARGGEVPLVAGSSEEASKRSLKDAYLVVWRLVRGTKYMKKDYLIENEELPSP, via the exons ATGCGGCAGCTGTGCCGGGGCCGCCTGCTGGGCATCTCGGTGGCCATCGCGCACGGGGTCTTCTCGGGCTCCCTCAACATCCTGCTCAAGTTCCTCATCAGCCGCTACCAGTTCTCCTTCCTGACCCTGGTGCAGTGCCTGACCAGCTCCACCGCGGCGctgagcctggagctgctgcGGCGCCTCGGGCTCATCGCCGTGCCCCCCTTCGGCCTGAGCCTGGCGCGCTCCTTCGCGGGGGTCGCAGTGCTGTCCACACTGCAGTCCAGCCTCACGCTCTGGTCCCTGCGCGGCCTCAGCCTGCCCATGTACGTGGTCTTCAAGCGCTGCCTGCCCCTGGTCACCATGCTCATCGGCGTCCTGGTGCTCAAGAACGGCGCGCCCTCGCCGGGGGTGCTCGCGGCCGTGCTCATCACCACCTGCGGCGCCGCCCTGGCAG GAGCCGGCGACTTGACCGGCGACCCCATGGGGTACGTCACCGGAGTGCTGGCCGTGCTGGTGCACGCCGCCTACCTGGTGCTCATCCAGAAGGCGAGTGCAGACACCGCGCACGGGCCGCTCACCGCGCAGTATGTCATCGCCGTGTCTGCCACCCCGCTGCTGGTTGTCCTCTCCTTCGCCAGCACCGACTCTATCCAAGCCTGGGCCTTCCCCGGCTGGAAGGACCCGACCATGGTCTGCATCTTCTTGGCCTGCGTTCTGATCGGCTGCGCCATGAACTTCACCACGCTGCACTGCACTTACATCAACTCGGCCGTGACCACCAGCTTCGTGGGGGTAGTAAAGAGCATTGCCACTATCACAGTGGGCATGGTGGCCTTCAGCGATGTGGAGCCCACCTCTCTGTTCATTGCCGGCGTCGTGGTGAACACCCTGGGTTCCATCATTTACTGTGTTGCCAAATTCTTGGAGACCAGAAAGCAAAGCAACTACGAGGACCTAGAGACGCAGCCCAGGGGAGAGGAGGCACAGCCAGGTGGAGACCAGCTGCCGTTTGTCATGGAGCAGCTGCCAGAGGAAGGTGGAAGTGGCTGGTCAGAAGGTGGGAAGGCAGCAGGTTGCTCCGCTCAGCAAAGGTGGAAAGATGCGAGGGGCGGAGAAGTCCCGCTGGTGGCTGGGAGCTCTGAAGAAGCTAGCAAGAGGTCATTAAAGGATGCTTACCTGGTAGTGTGGAGGTTGGTCAGGGGTACCAAGTATATGAAGAAGGATTATTTGATAGAAAATGAGGAGTTACCCAGTCCTTGA